A DNA window from Bacillus sp. SM2101 contains the following coding sequences:
- a CDS encoding class I SAM-dependent methyltransferase, whose protein sequence is MRKQLDDIFYDNMEKYIDPEFYDLQYENYLKDLPLLIEWANKKGGDIVDLACGTGRATIPIAKLGYNITGVDINEGMLNRAKEKTKNMNLDIQWVLQNCTKLSLNRMCSLMFMTGNSFQHFLTNESQDKLLLSVHKHLVSGGIFIFGTRYPKIRELAAIEESKNSYFDKRNRKVIEYKTASYNSFTQIQN, encoded by the coding sequence TTGAGAAAACAATTAGATGATATTTTTTACGATAATATGGAAAAATATATTGATCCTGAGTTTTATGATTTACAATACGAGAATTATTTAAAAGACCTTCCACTTTTAATAGAGTGGGCAAATAAAAAGGGTGGGGATATTGTCGATTTAGCCTGTGGTACAGGAAGAGCAACAATCCCAATTGCTAAGCTTGGCTATAATATTACTGGGGTTGATATAAATGAAGGAATGTTAAATAGGGCAAAAGAAAAAACAAAAAATATGAATCTTGATATTCAGTGGGTCTTACAGAATTGTACTAAATTATCCCTCAATAGAATGTGTTCTTTAATGTTTATGACTGGAAACTCTTTTCAACATTTTTTAACAAACGAGTCACAAGACAAATTATTACTATCAGTTCATAAGCATCTTGTAAGTGGGGGAATATTTATTTTTGGTACAAGATATCCAAAGATAAGAGAATTAGCAGCTATTGAGGAATCCAAAAATTCTTATTTTGATAAACGAAATCGAAAAGTAATTGAATATAAAACGGCATCATATAATTCGTTTACTCAAATACAGAATTAA